One stretch of Streptomyces sp. NBC_01363 DNA includes these proteins:
- a CDS encoding trypsin-like serine protease — MLTAAHCIKDAVAPRDLLGCAPFTEPGESAALKVCGIPAAGTHDSVCRGDFGGPLVAGGKAIGVVSTGNKYCDDLPGLRLHPGQRHRRRARPPGRVTRG, encoded by the coding sequence GTGCTCACCGCCGCACACTGCATCAAGGACGCGGTCGCGCCCCGCGACCTGCTGGGTTGTGCGCCCTTCACCGAACCGGGCGAATCCGCCGCCCTCAAGGTGTGCGGGATCCCGGCCGCCGGGACCCACGACAGCGTCTGCCGCGGCGACTTCGGTGGCCCACTGGTCGCCGGCGGGAAGGCGATCGGTGTGGTCTCCACGGGCAACAAGTACTGCGACGACCTACCCGGTCTCCGTCTTCACCCGGGTCAGCGCCATCGCCGCCGGGCTCGGCCTCCCGGTCGCGTGACCCGCGGTTGA
- a CDS encoding TNT domain-containing protein produces MNRMRNVLAVLGITAGLIAAPAASASAKPEDRSSSSKVHHEPCTGEFRGDARLGPKWLPNTRLAPVGPLLKGYKRTGNLSPQAFLKKYWEGPADSGSWKYPPNDGFGQVNGQIDKEPTKLRPGQRLDRFGSEYGGYLAPAGDAYAERALPPQNLNTRDAAVACDYRVYKVAKPFWVWQGSIAPWFEQPGGGQQIKLDAVFLDPGQGQRLNVKWLLEHDYLTSAGA; encoded by the coding sequence ATGAACCGCATGCGCAACGTGCTTGCCGTGCTCGGCATCACCGCCGGGCTCATCGCGGCCCCCGCCGCGAGCGCCTCGGCGAAGCCGGAGGACCGGTCGTCTTCGTCCAAGGTCCACCACGAGCCCTGCACCGGTGAGTTCCGCGGCGATGCCCGACTCGGTCCCAAGTGGCTTCCGAACACCCGGTTGGCACCCGTGGGCCCGCTCCTCAAGGGGTACAAGCGCACCGGAAACCTGTCCCCGCAGGCCTTCCTGAAGAAGTACTGGGAAGGCCCCGCCGACTCCGGCAGCTGGAAGTACCCGCCCAACGACGGATTCGGTCAGGTCAACGGGCAGATCGACAAGGAGCCGACCAAGCTGCGTCCGGGCCAGCGTCTGGACCGCTTCGGCTCCGAGTACGGCGGCTACCTGGCACCCGCCGGTGACGCTTACGCCGAGCGCGCGCTGCCGCCGCAGAACCTCAACACCCGTGACGCAGCCGTCGCTTGTGACTACCGCGTCTACAAGGTGGCCAAGCCCTTCTGGGTGTGGCAGGGCAGCATCGCCCCGTGGTTCGAGCAGCCGGGCGGCGGTCAGCAGATCAAGCTGGACGCGGTCTTCCTCGACCCGGGCCAGGGTCAGCGGCTGAACGTCAAGTGGTTGCTGGAGCACGACTACCTCACGTCCGCCGGCGCATAG